Proteins encoded by one window of Lathyrus oleraceus cultivar Zhongwan6 chromosome 1, CAAS_Psat_ZW6_1.0, whole genome shotgun sequence:
- the LOC127073524 gene encoding topless-related protein 2, translated as MSSMKKEMMLLVIQYLDDENLKETMHKMESETGLFFNVKYFEEKILAGDWDETEKYLEGFTNITENRYTMKMFFEIRKQKYFEALDRNDKMSAVNILVKDLKIFSRLDEDLYKEIAHLITFDNIRENEQLASYGDTNSSRVILMSELKKLIQANPIFRDKLMFPSFSSSRLRHLVNQGLNWQHQLCKNPKRDPVIKTLLIDHNCSSPRKRSRTPTLAIPPAADAANYPSYVVAPLSPTIAVPTPNAVTTLPVNANPSPSSQSPAEIEASSLPGPSIQVSVSMHSETPNTLEPMDHQSNDLDQEMRPIPLSQAVEDAPCQFSVSRHSEMPNTLEPMDDQSNDIDQEMRPIPSSQAVEEARELVQAPYTFEPTPVNPLFDQLPRTVVCKLHQGSNVTSMEFHPFIHSILAVGSANGEVSLWEASLRERLISKPFKIWNISNCSVQFQMLNLKESSVNRVAWSPSAGLLGIAYANHLVHLYSYNIPNGLQEHLEIDAHDGSVNDLSFSYPNSQLCMVTCGDDMLIKVWDLDGHMIYIFEGHGAPVHSVLPHAKENIQFILSTSVEGKIRAWVYYDKNFQLEYDTPGQYCTKLMYNADGNRLFSCGTSNEDGECFLVEWNEDEGAIEKKYSGFRNETAGIVQFDVVKNRFLAVGVDNQIKFWDMDRLDVLTCTDAEGGLPSLPRLKFNREGNLLAVTTEDGGFKILANADSLKYLRDIEAYIQRYANNGLIFHPVQYRIVTIPENMGPDNKVVRLRYSNNGDALLALGSKGIQKLWKWIPNALNPMGMATARFVPKEYRPSSGFLLTHDVPNDSDLAIPCIDISRNDAYGVSACGGLISLFNLISFRVMISFMQPPPAATFLAFNPEDNNTVIIGREDSEIHVFNIRYHELISILKGHQMYITGIVFSRRLDTMVSSSADGELSSWCMSTWVNKKSVSIQIPGGRNAVAGETKVQFHVDEVKLLVCHETQIAIYDASEMELICQWLPRDGLSSAITSAAYSCNGQLVYATFIDGNIGIFDADSLQLRSRIGSSAYLYQNPLDSQNVYPLVVAAHPQNPYQFAIGLSDGYVKIIEPTDSAVWLGQKVPVVQMDIM; from the exons ATGTCATCTATGAAGAAGGAAATGATGCTACTCGTAATCCAATATCTCGACGACGAGAACTTGAAGGAAACAATGCACAA GATGGAATCAGAAACCGGTCTCTTCTTCAACGTGaagtattttgaagagaaaattcTTGCTGGAGATTGGGATGAAACTGAGAAGTACCTCGAAGGCTTTACAAACATCACCGAAAATCGATATACCATGAAGATGTTCTTCGAGATCAGGAAGCAAAAGTATTTTGAAGCCTTGGACAG GAATGACAAAATGTCGGCTGTTAATATTTTGGTGAAAGATTTGAAAATCTTTTCAAGACTTGATGAAGATTTGTACAAGGAGATAGCACATCTTATTACCTTTGACAACATTAG GGAGAATGAACAGTTAGCGTCGTATGGCGATACAAATTCGTCTCGAGTCATATTGATGTCTGAGCTCAAGAAATTGATTCAAGCTAATCCCATCTTCAGAGATAAGCTTATGTTTCCTTCGTTCTCGTCATCGCGCTTGCGACACCTGGTTAATCAAGG TTTGAATTGGCAGCATCAGCTGTGCAAGAATCCAAAACGCGATCCAGTCATCAAAACTTTGTTGATTGACCATAATTGTTCTTCGCCTCGAAAACGATCTCGCACGCCTACTTTGGCTATTCCTCCTGCTGCAGATGCTGCAAATTATCCCTCTTATGTAGTTGCG CCACTTTCGCCTACCATTGCAGTTCCTACTCCTAATGCTGTTACAACATTGCCGGTGAATGCAAATCCTTCGCCGTCTTCTCAATCACCTGCTGAGATCGAAGCTTCCTCATTGCCTGGTCCTTCAATTCAAG TCTCCGTTTCGATGCATTCAGAAACTCCAAATACTCTTGAACCGATGGATCATCAAAGTAATGATCTTGATCAAGAAATGAGACCGATCCCGTTGTCACAGGCAGTTGAAGATGCACCGTGTCAAT TCTCCGTTTCAAGGCATTCAGAAATGCCGAATACTCTTGAACCAATGGATGATCAAAGTAACGACATTGATCAAGAAATGAGACCGATCCCGTCTTCACAAGCTGTTGAAGAAGCACGCGAGCTTGTGCAGGCCCCATATACCTTTGAACCTACACCAGTGAATCCGTTGTTCGATCAACTTCCAAGAACCGTTGTTTGTAAGTTACATCAGGGATCCAATGTGACAAGCATGGAGTTTCATCCTTTCATTCATTCAATACTAGCTG TCGGTAGCGCAAACGGTGAAGTTTCACTTTGGGAAGCAAGTCTGAGAGAGAGACTGATATCAAAGCCTTTCAAAATATGGAACATTTCTAATTGTTCGGTCCAATTTCAG ATGTTGAATTTGAAAGAATCGTCTGTCAATCGGGTAGCATGGAGCCCGAGTGCGGGTTTACTTG GGATTGCTTATGCAAACCATTTGGTTCATTTGTATAGCTATAACATTCCTAATGGTCTACAAGAGCATTTGGAG ATTGATGCTCATGATGGTAGTGTTAATGACTTGTCATTTTCATATCCAAACAGTCAACTATGTATGGTAACTTGTGGCGATGATATGTTAATTAAG GTATGGGATTTGGATGGACATATGATTTATATCTTCGAAGGTCACGGAGCACCTGTTCATTCAGTTCTTCCTCACGCGAAGGAAAATATCCAG TTTATATTATCAACTTCAGTTGAGGGGAAAATTCGTGCTTGGGTGTATTATGACAAGAACTTCCAGCTGGAATACGACACTCCGGGACAGTATTGCACGAAACTGATGTATAATGCCGATGGAAATAG ATTGTTTTCTTGTGGAACAAGTAACGAAGACGGAGAGTGTTTCCTAGTTGAGTGGAATGAAGATGAAGGAGCAATTGAAAAAAAATATTCGGGATTTAGAAACGAAACTGCGGGTATAGTGCAATTCGACGTTGTGAAGAATCGGTTTTTGGCTGTTGGTGTAGATAACCAGATTAAGTTTTGGGATATGGATAGACTCGATGTTCTGACTTGTACAGACGCCGAGGGTGGTCTTCCT AGTCTACCTCGCTTGAAATTCAATCGGGAGGGAAATCTGCTTGCTGTTACGACAGAGGATGGTGGTTTTAAAATCCTCGCTAACGCCGATAGTCTCAAATACTTAAGGGACATTGAAGCATATATACAACGATACGCAAAT AACGGATTAATCTTTCATCCTGTTCAGTATCGAATCGTTACTATACCGGAGAATATGGGTCCGGATAACAAG GTTGTTCGTCTTCGTTATTCAAATAACGGAGACGCTCTTCTAGCACTTGGTTCGAAAGGGATTCAGAAGCTGTGGAAATGGATCCCTAATGCATTGAATCCTATGGGAATG GCGACTGCAAGATTTGTTCCTAAAGAGTATCGGCCGTCTAGTGGCTTTCTTCTAACTCATGATGTCCCAAACGACTCTGATTTGGCAATTCCATGTATAGACATCTCAAGGAATGATGCCTATGGCGTTTCTGCATGTGGCGGACTTATTTCGTTGTTCAACTTAATATCGTTTAGA GTTATGATTAGTTTTATGCAACCTCCACCAGCTGCAACATTTCTCGCGTTTAATCCTGAAGACAATAACACTGTCATAATCGGAAGGGAAGATTCGGAGATTCATGTATTCAATATTCGGTACCATGAG CTTATATCTATATTGAAGGGTCATCAAATGTACATTACTGGTATAGTTTTTTCGCGTCGACTGGATACAATGGTTTCTTCGAGCGCTGATGGAGAG CTTTCGTCATGGTGCATGAGCACATGGGTTAACAAGAAATCAGTGTCAATCCAAATACCAGGTGGTAGAAATGCAGTTGCTGGTGAGACTAAAGTTCAGTTTCACGTTGATGAAGTGAAGTTGCTGGTGTGCCATGAGACACAGATAGCAATATATGATGCTTCAGAAATGGAACTAATTTGTCAG TGGCTTCCGCGAGACGGGTTGTCTAGTGCCATAACCTCTGCAGCATACTCCTGCAATGGACAACTAGTTTATGCTACTTTTATAGATGGAAACATTGGAATATTTGATGCAGATAGCCTCCAACTAAGATCTCGTATCGGTTCGTCTGCATACCTATATCAGAACCCATTAGACAG CCAAAATGTGTACCCTCTTGTTGTAGCAGCACATCCACAAAATCCATATCAGTTTGCAATTGGACTGTCGGATGGGTATGTTAAGATTATAGAACCTACCGACTCTGCAGTATGGTTGGGACAGAAAGTGCCTGTTGTTCAAATGGATATCATGTGA